In Nodosilinea sp. FACHB-141, the DNA window TTGATGAGCCCCAAACAATTGTTCAGGATGTCTTGAGATACTTGAATGATAATGAAGGAGGGGCAGCTCTATTTATGATGGAGAATTGTTTAGAAATGGAGGGAAGTCTACTACTAAGAAGAGTTAGAGATCTTCTCAAATCCAATACCAGTCAGTTTTTTGAATATCCTGTCCAATTTGTACCCACCCTGCCAGCTAACGAAATCGCCTTCCTCAAAATTTTGGGCAGCCATTTGGGGATTACCATTGAGGAGGCCGCCGGAGATGAACCCAAAAAACTGGCTCAAGCCACTGAAGCAATCATTAAAAAAATAACGACACTCTTACGTTCCGGAACTACTATACTTATCCCACTAGCCAATTGGAAAAGTCTGAGCTTGAGCGGGCAGGTCACTTTTCTGGAGTGGTTTCTCAATCAGTTCTGGGGGTCATTAACCAATGCTGTTACAGAGGCAATGCAAGACCATTCGCCAAGAGTTTTCTGCGTGATCATGGTAGATGAATTGATAGCAGATACCTGTAGAAAATTTGAATATTTTTGTGATTTTGAAATATTTGATTGCGGAAGGCTATTGATGCTTCCCCTAAGATGTTGGACAAAAACTGATGTGCAGCGCTGGCTAGGTAACTATTCCTCAAAGCTCAATAAATCAGAGCGTAACCATTTAGTAAATTATATATTTGGGGGTAAAGACGAGGAGTTGCCGCTTAAGGTTCGGATTGAATTAGAAAAAGCTCATGCTCAATCGTTTTTTTGATTATTGATGGCAAAATTATGAAACTCTTTACGGGTAACCCCAATAACCGTCCTGCCAACCCTCACCCTGACTCCCCTAGTCGAGAGCCCTACCTGGCGACGGAGGATCTGGTGAACGCGGTAAATCTGGCGATTTTCCTCAAGCGACCCCTCCTACTGGAAGGGGAAGCAGGCTGTGGTAAAACCCGCCTTGCCTCGGCGATCGCCTATGAATTGGGCTATCCGCTCTATCGCTGGAACATTCGCTCTAAAACTCGATACCAAGAAGGATTGTACGAGTACGATGCCTTGCTAAGGCTCCACGACGTTAACCTGAGCCAAAAGTTAGACGGAGCTATTGTCGAGGGAGAACGCCTGGTAGACCCTAGGAAGGCGGAGGACTACTTAGATCTCAAAGAATTGGGCAAAGCCTTTGAATTGGAAGACCACCCGGCAGTGGTGCTCATTGACGAAATTGACAAGGCAGACCTGGACTTTCCTAATGATTTGCTCACCGTCTTAGAAGAGCCTTACGAATTTACCATTCGAGAAACCGGCAGAGCCGTGAGGGCTCATCATCCGCCCATTGTGATCATTACCAGTAATAAGGAGAAGGGCAATCTGCCTGCCCCCTTTTTGCGGCGCTGTGTTTATCACTACATTGAATTTCCGAACCAACCGGAGCAATTGAAGCAAATTGTCGAGATTCATTTCCTACCTGCTGAGGACACCACGGTAGAGGGGCAGCCCAGCCCGCCACCGGAGGATTTGGTGGATACCGCGATCGCCCGTTTTTTAGCGATTCGGCAACAAAAGGGGCTGGCCAAACTGCCCGGTACCAGCGAATTTTTAGACTGGCTGCGGGTGCTGGCCCAGTTTGGATCACAGGCCCCCTACCCGGCTGAGGCCTTGCCCGAAACTGGGCCGCTACCTTACCGGGAACTGCTCTTTAAGCTTCGTAGCGATTGGCGACAGGCCGGGTTTAGCGCATCGTCATGAGGGTGAATAGGACTGATGGTCAAAGGTTGGTGCTAGAAACGTTCTTGCGGTTGCGCAAGAGCGGCTTCAACCTGGGTATGGATGAGTACCTGGCTGGGTTAGCCCTAGTTTCAGATCAGGCATTGCCCTTTGCCCACAACCTGAACGCCTTAAAGCGATCGCTAAAGTCGCTCTGGTGTACCTCGCCGTCGGAGCAAAAGCAGTTTGACCCTGATTGGGATAAAGCTCTGGCCATTGTGCAAATGGCTGGCCCGGCTACCGTCGAAACGAAGGAAAGCCTACCCCTACCCCCGCAGCTACCCCTTGAGCCACCTTCGCCACCGCCGACAAGATTTGATCAACCCCCTCCAAAAGCCATTGCCGAAACCACTACCCCAGCCTTGGATGCCGCCGCTCAACCTGTGCGTGCCCCCTTTACCCCAGCAGAGATTGAGCGCCCCGTAGAACTACAGAGCTACTGGCCCGTATCACGGCGGTTTATGAGCTATAGCTGGCGCTACCTCAGACGCACAGTAGAAGCAGGGCCAGCGGATCTGCTAGACGTCGAGGCCACCGTCCAGCAGACTGCCCAGCGGGGGTTTTATCTGGAGCCGGTGCTGCGGCAGCGCGATCATAACCAGGCCCAACTGGTGCTGCTGATTGATCAGAATGGGTCGATGATGCCACTGCATCAATTTACCCGCGAAGTGGCCGACACAGCCCTTCAGGCCAGTGGTTTGCCCGCCGGACAGGTGGCCGTGTATTACTTTCAAAACGTTCCGGCAGACTATATCTATCACGATGTGTTCTTAACCCAATCGGTGGAGCTCAAGGCTGTATTGGCCACCTGTGATGGCGACACCAGTGTGTTGGTTGTCAGCGATGCCGGGGCGGCCCGAGGCTATCGGCGACTAGACCGAATTCGAGCCACGGTACGGTTTCTCACCCAACTGCGCCGCACCACCCAGCTCTTTGCTTGGCTCAATCCTATTCCCGTAGAACGATGGCCAGGTAACTCGGCGGAAATGATCGCTAACCTGGTGCCCATGTTTCAGATGGATAATGATGGTCTGAGCAATGCCATTGATGTCGTGCGGGGGCTGCTGGTTCAGCCCACTCAACCATGACCGAGCTGCTAACCCTAGAGCAACGCCATGAGCGGGCCGAGCGCCGGGTCAACCGCTTTGTAGATCGGTTCGAGCCCGCTTATTACGACCTGGTGTGCCATGCAGCCCTGCCCCTAATTCTCACCCCAGAGTTGGTGAGTTACCTGCGCAATGAGTTTTTGCGGGAGGTACCCTGGATGGCCGAGGTGGACCTGCTGCTCTCAGACCTGTGCTCTCCAGTCGGGTACGAACTTTATACGATGGATGCCGATGTGCGGGCCTACGCATTGGCTGAGCAATCTCCCACCTTCACCGCTGAGCGCAGGCGGGAGGTGGCTAATTTGCTGATTAGCTATGTCCGTTATCTGGCGGAGCATCAGTCCTACCTGAGCGATCGCGAACTAGAGGCCCAGCAGTGGGCGGCCATGCTGTGCCTGGGCGAAGCCGAACGCCAAACCGTTGTTTCTAAACTGGTCGAACGGTTTCAGTCTGCCGAAATCGGGGTAGCTATCGTAGGGGCCGACCTACTCGACAATGCTGAAATTGCCCACCTCGCTCAACTCACTGAAACCCTCAAGCCGCAGCTGGCCGATTACCCCGAGTTGATTGAATATGCCGCTTTGGTGAGCGACGTGCAACTGCGCAATATCGCCCTAAAGCGAGCCCGTGTGGAGAAAACCTATGTAGTCGCCCCTGGACAATTCTTACGATTGCCTGCTGCTCTACAGACGGAGTTGGTAGCCAAGGGGCGCATTCAAGTGGGTAAGAACGTCACCCAACAGGTGTTTTTGAGTGAGTTGCCTGCGGCCGGGGTAACTAATGGGACTCAAGACTCAAGCTCAATAAAAAGTCGGTTCGAGTCAATCAACGAGCTGAACAGCTTACCTGACCATCAATTTGAAGCCTTACTCTTTGCGCTCAATCTTCCAATGGGTGTGATGCCGCCTCGCAGTGCAGCCCAAGGACTGCGCGCATCAGCTTTGCTGCAGTGGATAGAGGGACCAACCGGGCCAGGGTTGGACACACTGCAAGCAGTTTTGGAACAGGTACAGGCAGAAGAAAGCTCAGCGGAATCCTCAGTTTCTTTTCCTCCCCTCGAACCCTTTGAGTTTATCGAAGCCCACTTTGATCTCGACGATGACCCCAACCCCTTCCCGCCCCCTCTCCAACCCGACGAATTCACCGTCATCGCTCTAGAGGTTCAGCCAGATCGTGGAACCCCTCAGGATCTCGAACCTTTCAATTTCATCGTTGCTACCATTCAGCGTCGCCCTAGCCCACAGCAGGAGCAACGCAGCCTGTTTGGTGGCCTGTTCGGCGACCGTTCTAACTCATCTGAGTGGGAAATTTTACGCCAAGAGCAACAAGCCTATCGCCTTCAAGAACCCTTGCCGGGCATCGCCCCTCTCGAAATGGTGTCTATTCCCCGAGGTACTTTCCTCATGGGCTCCCCAGATAAGGAACCAGAGCGTATAGAGCGTGAAGGCCCTCAGCATGAGGTTATAGTGCCCTCCTTTTTTATGGGCCGCTACCTAGTGACCCAGGCGCAATGGCGAGTTGTGGCTGCCATGCCCCAGGTCGAGCGAGAGCTAATGACTGACCCCTCGCAATTCAAAGGCAACAACCGCCCCGTAGAGTGCGTGACTTGGTATGACGCGGTAGAGTTTTGTGCCCGTCTCTCGGCCCACACAGGCCGTCAATATCGCCTGCCCACCGAAGCTGAGTGGGAGTATGCTTGCCGGGCCGGTACCACAACCCCCTTCCACTTTGGTAAGACCATCAGCCCAGAACTAGCCAACTACGATGCCAAATCAACCTATGCCGATGGGCCAATAGGGAAGTCTCAACAAAAGACCACCCCCATATACCACTTCGGTATTGCCAATGCCTTTGGCCTCAGTGATATGCATGGCAATGTTTTTGAGTGGTGCCAAGACTATTTGCATGACAACTATGAGGGTGCCCCCATCGACGGCAGTGCCTGGATAGCAGGTGGAAATGCTAGTAGGAGAGTTCTACGCGGCGGCTCTTGGTTCAACCTTCCGTGGAACTGCCGCTCCGCCTACCGCGACGGCTACGGGCCCGGCGACGACGACAACTACATCGGTTTTCGGGTGTGTTGTTCGGCCCCCAAGGCTCTTCAGCTACCCACCAGCTAACCCTTGCCCTTTACCCTTTTGCACTTTTGCCCACAAAAAATAAAAATATGGCGTGCTTCCCCTGGCGCGTTAGCGCCTCGAAAGTCTCCGGCAGCCAAAAAGTGGGATGCTGTGCCGGTCTTAGCGATCGCTCTTAGTGTTGAGTAAGAATCCGGTTTCGTCCCTCAAATTCTCGATGCTCCTATGGCCTCACCCCAACTCACCCTGAACAAACGCCAGGGCCGCAACCAGTGCTACGACGAAGCCCTGGCTGAAGGCGTGCTACCCCTACGGATGATGCAGATCCCCGCGGGCACCTTTCTCATGGGCTCCCCAAAGGACGAACTAGAACGCCAGACGAGCGAAGGCCCCCAGCATGAGGTCACCCTCTCCCAGTTCTTCATGGGCAAATACCCCATTACCCAAGCTCAATGGCGGGCGGTGGCCACCCTGCCCCAGGTCGAGCGTGAGCTCAAGTTTGACCCATCAAGCTTCCATAGCGACCTACGTCCTGTGGAGCAGGTGTCTTGGTACGATGCGATGGAGTTTTGTGACAGACTCACGATTCTGACCAACCGTCAATACCGTCTGCCTACCGAGGCCGAATGGGAATATGCCTGCCGAGCTGGTACTATAACTCCCTTCCACTTTGGCGAAACCATCACCACTGACCTTGCTAACTACCGAGGCACCGACAACGAGGAACGCAAGTGGTCGGGTTCCTATGGCGATGCTCCCAAAGGCGAATACCGCGAAGAGACTACCTCAGTAAATCAGTTTGAGGGGGCGAATGCCTTTGGCCTCTGCGACATGCACGGCAATATATTTGAGTGGTGCCAAGACCATTGGCATGACAGCTATGAGGGTGCGCCCACCGACGGCAGTGCCTGGACAGAAGGCGGAAACTCAGAGCTACGAGTCAGACGCGGCGGATCTTGGCTCCTCAGTCCGAGGTACTGCCGCTCCGCGTACCGCTACATCAATCAGCCTAGCTACGACTACTATGACCTCGGGTTTCGAGTTGTTTGTTCGGGCCCTAGGGCTCTGCTATCGTCGTTGTAGCCGGTCAGAATTGGCAGGTGTGAATCTGTCAGGCGTGCCTCAGAAGAGTCCAGACCTACTCCGGTGATGCCCCAAGGCATCCAAAAATAAACCGGGTCAGCTATTTTGGTAGGGCAACCGAAGACCTAGCTGACCCACCCCACCTTTTTCCTATGGCGCTTACCCTTCGTCGCACCCCCCGCACCGCCCAGGGCTTTGTAGAGCCCCTGCTGGCGGTGGGCGATGCCCTGCCCCTGCACATGGTGCTAGTGCCCGGCGGCACCTTTTTGATGGGCTCCCCAGACGACGAGCCAGAGCGAGAGGAAAGTGAAGGCCCGCATGAGGTTACAGTGCCGTCCTTCTTTATGGGCCGCTACCCGGTGACTCAGGCCCAATGGCAAGCGGTGGCTGCCCTGCCCCAGGTCGAGCGAGAGCTAAAGGCTGATCCCTCACGGTTCAAAGGCGTCAACCGTCCTGTAGAGTGCGTGACTTGGTACGACGCAGTGGAGTTTTGTGCCCGCCTCTTGGCCCACACAGGCCGCCCCTACCGCCTGCCCAGCGAGGCTGAATGGGAATATGCCTGTCGAGCGGGCACTACCACCCCGTTCCACTTTGGCGACTCGATCACTACTGACCTAGCTAACTACCGAGGCACCGATCGGGAATACCAAGGTGACATCTACTCGGGAGCCTATGGCGATGGCCCCCACGGTGAGTATCGGGAAGAGACGACGGATGTGGGTAGCTTTAAGGTGGCCAACACCTTTGGCTTGTACGACATGCACGGCAACGTTTTTGAATGGTGCCAAGACTGGTGGCATGAGGGCTATGAAGGAGCCCCTGCAGACGGCAGTGCCTGGTTAGCCCATGATGATGCTGCTGAAGAGAACCGCGTGCTGCGGGGCGGTTCCTGGAACTACAGTCCTGGGGACTGCCGGTCGGCGGGCCGTAACAGGGGCGCGCCCGACAACTTCGGCAACTTTGGTGGTTTTCGGGTGGTGTGCGGCGGCGCGAGGTAGCCCTTTACCCTTTTTCCCCCTGCCCTCTGGCAATTTTTTGGGGCAAATTCTCAAAAACGGTTTTGAATAGTTGCCTGCGCGCGCAGCTAGCCTATCTGCTGTCTCCGCAACCAGTCAACGAAAGAATGGGGGTTTCAGCCTTTTTCGTAGTCCGTCGTTGGGCATATGACAGTTAGGGTTAACAAGCCTTAATCTGTTCGACATAAACCCGCGAGGCCATTGGCCAATTGGGCAACCTAGGCTCAGCATATTTGTAGATTCATCCTGATATTTTCCCACTGGCTGC includes these proteins:
- a CDS encoding formylglycine-generating enzyme family protein; this encodes MASPQLTLNKRQGRNQCYDEALAEGVLPLRMMQIPAGTFLMGSPKDELERQTSEGPQHEVTLSQFFMGKYPITQAQWRAVATLPQVERELKFDPSSFHSDLRPVEQVSWYDAMEFCDRLTILTNRQYRLPTEAEWEYACRAGTITPFHFGETITTDLANYRGTDNEERKWSGSYGDAPKGEYREETTSVNQFEGANAFGLCDMHGNIFEWCQDHWHDSYEGAPTDGSAWTEGGNSELRVRRGGSWLLSPRYCRSAYRYINQPSYDYYDLGFRVVCSGPRALLSSL
- a CDS encoding formylglycine-generating enzyme family protein, whose protein sequence is MALTLRRTPRTAQGFVEPLLAVGDALPLHMVLVPGGTFLMGSPDDEPEREESEGPHEVTVPSFFMGRYPVTQAQWQAVAALPQVERELKADPSRFKGVNRPVECVTWYDAVEFCARLLAHTGRPYRLPSEAEWEYACRAGTTTPFHFGDSITTDLANYRGTDREYQGDIYSGAYGDGPHGEYREETTDVGSFKVANTFGLYDMHGNVFEWCQDWWHEGYEGAPADGSAWLAHDDAAEENRVLRGGSWNYSPGDCRSAGRNRGAPDNFGNFGGFRVVCGGAR
- a CDS encoding MoxR family ATPase, producing MKLFTGNPNNRPANPHPDSPSREPYLATEDLVNAVNLAIFLKRPLLLEGEAGCGKTRLASAIAYELGYPLYRWNIRSKTRYQEGLYEYDALLRLHDVNLSQKLDGAIVEGERLVDPRKAEDYLDLKELGKAFELEDHPAVVLIDEIDKADLDFPNDLLTVLEEPYEFTIRETGRAVRAHHPPIVIITSNKEKGNLPAPFLRRCVYHYIEFPNQPEQLKQIVEIHFLPAEDTTVEGQPSPPPEDLVDTAIARFLAIRQQKGLAKLPGTSEFLDWLRVLAQFGSQAPYPAEALPETGPLPYRELLFKLRSDWRQAGFSASS
- a CDS encoding formylglycine-generating enzyme family protein, whose protein sequence is MTELLTLEQRHERAERRVNRFVDRFEPAYYDLVCHAALPLILTPELVSYLRNEFLREVPWMAEVDLLLSDLCSPVGYELYTMDADVRAYALAEQSPTFTAERRREVANLLISYVRYLAEHQSYLSDRELEAQQWAAMLCLGEAERQTVVSKLVERFQSAEIGVAIVGADLLDNAEIAHLAQLTETLKPQLADYPELIEYAALVSDVQLRNIALKRARVEKTYVVAPGQFLRLPAALQTELVAKGRIQVGKNVTQQVFLSELPAAGVTNGTQDSSSIKSRFESINELNSLPDHQFEALLFALNLPMGVMPPRSAAQGLRASALLQWIEGPTGPGLDTLQAVLEQVQAEESSAESSVSFPPLEPFEFIEAHFDLDDDPNPFPPPLQPDEFTVIALEVQPDRGTPQDLEPFNFIVATIQRRPSPQQEQRSLFGGLFGDRSNSSEWEILRQEQQAYRLQEPLPGIAPLEMVSIPRGTFLMGSPDKEPERIEREGPQHEVIVPSFFMGRYLVTQAQWRVVAAMPQVERELMTDPSQFKGNNRPVECVTWYDAVEFCARLSAHTGRQYRLPTEAEWEYACRAGTTTPFHFGKTISPELANYDAKSTYADGPIGKSQQKTTPIYHFGIANAFGLSDMHGNVFEWCQDYLHDNYEGAPIDGSAWIAGGNASRRVLRGGSWFNLPWNCRSAYRDGYGPGDDDNYIGFRVCCSAPKALQLPTS